The following are encoded together in the Diachasmimorpha longicaudata isolate KC_UGA_2023 chromosome 3, iyDiaLong2, whole genome shotgun sequence genome:
- the LOC135160132 gene encoding peptidyl-prolyl cis-trans isomerase H, which yields MPTWNQIQAQLRNPNNPVVFFDVSVGNTEIGRMIFELFEDVCPKTSENFRQFCTGEYRKDGVPLGFKGAIFHRVIKDFMIQGGDFVNGDGTGVLSIYGGNTFPDENFTLKHDSPGLLSMANSGKDTNGCQFFITCAKCNFLDGKHVVFGRVIDGLLVMRKVENVPTGPNNKPKIPVTISQCGQM from the coding sequence atgcCGACGTGGAATCAAATTCAGGCACAGCTTCGAAATCCGAACAATCCAGTGGTGTTTTTCGATGTTTCTGTGGGAAATACCGAAATTGGTCGAATGATATTCGAGCTTTTTGAGGATGTCTGTCCAAAAACTTCGGAGAACTTCAGACAATTTTGCACTGGAGAGTACCGAAAGGATGGAGTTCCACTGGGTTTCAAGGGGGCAATTTTTCACCGAGTTATCAAGGACTTTATGATTCAAGGTGGTGACTTTGTTAATGGAGATGGTACTGGAGTGCTCAGTATATACGGTGGAAATACATTTCCTGACGAAAACTTTACCCTAAAACACGATTCACCAGGACTGCTGTCCATGGCCAACAGTGGAAAAGACACCAACGGATGCCAATTCTTCATAACTTGTGCCAAATGCAATTTTCTAGATGGCAAGCATGTTGTGTTTGGACGTGTTATTGACGGACTATTGGTCATGAGAAAGGTAGAAAATGTGCCCACGGGACCCAATAATAAACCCAAAATACCAGTCACCATCTCACAATGTGGACAGATGTAA
- the LOC135160122 gene encoding zinc finger protein 567-like — METSDNEQYITYSLSSVHDIQQTIISHEEVCEPTVSVLSETHAEILCEKSSSDDENSIVYPIYIKQEETPQYTSGDDESMAVEALRQLGGMYPTFDEKTNATNSEMDDNLSPDDKITKETASPTKKVPASSGGKNFGKYSCQTCGEKFDRKLDLNNHMVCHQVDRPHACRTCGNLFRSKASLQTHITQVHNQEKSHKCTICGADFQRPSSLSNHMKIHTYVAGRALVSQSENLSESPTCSGQAVENYQVTQVNWQSYTFQTDQNELDQEKVELQEFTVLPNGEVAQFEYPQTYNLNLEGLPFDQKKGQFLTVEVEHKPVQFTCSQCGISFTRATALASHEKIHKAWTMPIECEYCDKQFQDSNHLASHQTTCAKKLMLNNGDSANGKWSKHACSECGKKFTTKQKMFRHQWIHRKKTHSCEVCGAQFEKQNQLDEHRLSAHPGISPFTCSECGKCFVSRQGLWEHTRTHAEGPALFQCDTCSKTFSSRQGYLIHHRTHTGERPYGCKFCWKAFRDGGTLRKHERIHTGERPHVCPLCSRAFNQKVVLREHVRWVHAAGKNETEVVGPPFPCPLCGALNQDRDELCAHIVKHSDQMIAEAKAKSVLDPLNTKSNNNNKKKARGKGKQKLTKIEDGETLLLVAAEKTDQQEMKEVVVEEHINNVLRVQFVDDKESTLQIISKENEALPVLAIPNDGEEFGGEIETIDDGVYQESDDEKELELICGICGDEFGDKNNLMEHVKIHI, encoded by the coding sequence CAGTACACATCTGGGGATGACGAGTCGATGGCAGTGGAGGCACTTCGGCAGTTGGGGGGAATGTACCCCACCTTTGACGAAAAAACAAACGCAACAAATTCTGAGATGGACGACAATCTGTCCCCTGATGATAAAATCACGAAGGAGACGGCTAGCCCGACGAAGAAAGTGCCAGCGTCGTCAGGGGGcaagaattttggaaaatactcGTGTCAAACGTGTGGCGAGAAGTTCGACAGGAAACTAGATCTGAATAACCATATGGTTTGCCATCAGGTGGATCGTCCCCACGCCTGCAGAACTTGTGGCAATCTCTTTCGCTCGAAAGCTAGCCTGCAAACTCACATAACTCAAGTACATAATCAAGAGAAGTCCCACAAGTGTACAATATGTGGGGCAGATTTTCAAAGGCCATCGTCACTGTCCAATCACATGAAAATTCACACGTACGTCGCTGGCCGAGCATTGGTATCTCAATCAGAAAACTTATCGGAGTCTCCAACATGTTCAGGGCAGGCAGTTGAAAATTATCAAGTGACCCAGGTGAATTGGCAGAGTTACACATTCCAGACTGATCAGAATGAACTGGATCAAGAGAAAGTCGAACTGCAGGAGTTTACCGTACTGCCTAATGGTGAGGTCGCTCAGTTTGAGTATCCCCAGACCTATAATCTTAACCTGGAGGGCCTCCCCTTTGATCAGAAAAAAGGCCAGTTCCTGACAGTCGAAGTGGAGCATAAGCCAGTGCAATTCACTTGCAGCCAATGTGGCATAAGTTTTACGAGAGCAACGGCCCTAGCTTCGcacgaaaaaatccacaaagCCTGGACGATGCCAATAGAATGTGAATACTGTGACAAACAATTTCAGGACAGCAATCATTTGGCGTCCCACCAGACAACATGCGCCAAGAAATTGATGCTGAACAACGGTGACAGCGCCAATGGCAAGTGGTCCAAACACGCCTGTTCTGAATGCGGTAAAAAATTCACGACTAAGCAAAAGATGTTTCGACATCAGTGGATTCATCGGAAGAAGACGCACTCTTGTGAGGTCTGTGGGGCACAATTTGAGAAGCAGAATCAGCTCGATGAGCACAGGTTGTCGGCACATCCTGGTATTTCTCCGTTCACGTGTTCAGAATGTGGAAAGTGTTTTGTGTCGAGACAGGGCCTGTGGGAGCACACCAGAACCCACGCCGAGGGTCCAGCACTCTTCCAATGTGACACATGCTCGAAGACGTTCTCATCGAGACAGGGCTATCTGATACACCACAGAACTCACACCGGAGAGCGGCCCTACGGCTGTAAATTCTGCTGGAAGGCCTTCAGAGACGGTGGAACTTTGAGAAAACACGAGAGAATTCACACTGGAGAGCGGCCACACGTGTGCCCTCTGTGCTCAAGAGCATTCAATCAGAAGGTAGTGCTGAGGGAGCACGTCCGGTGGGTTCACGCTGCTGGAAAAAACGAGACTGAAGTCGTAGGACCGCCCTTCCCCTGTCCCCTCTGTGGGGCCTTGAATCAGGACAGGGACGAGCTGTGCGCCCACATTGTCAAACATTCAGATCAGATGATTGCCGAGGCCAAGGCCAAGAGTGTCCTGGATCCTCTTAATACcaaaagtaataataataacaagaaGAAGGCAAGAGGCAAGGGCAAGCAGAAGCTTACCAAGATAGAGGATGGAGAGACCCTTCTGCTGGTTGCTGCTGAGAAAACTGATCAACAGGAGATGAAGGAAGTTGTTGTTGAGGAGCATATCAATAATGTACTGAGGGTTCAGTTTGTTGATGATAAAGAGAGCACTCTGCAGATCATTAGTAAGGAGAATGAAGCACTCCCTGTTCTGGCTATTCCCAATGACGGTGAGGAGTTTGGGGGAGAAATTGAGACAATTGACGATGGAGTTTATCAAGAGAGTGATGATGAGAAGGAACTGGAACTCATCTGTGGAATATGTGGAGATGAATTTGGAGATAAGAATAATCTTATGGAGCAtgtgaaaattcatatttaa